The following proteins are encoded in a genomic region of Methanobrevibacter sp.:
- a CDS encoding DNA-directed RNA polymerase subunit A' — MDNNFIKRIEQINFGLMSPEDIRNMSVVRIETPDTYDEDGYPIEGGLMDPHLGVIDPSLKCRSCGYRGGECQGHFGSIELARPVIHVGFGDIIHKILRSTCNECGRVLLTDSEIAEYTEKIKNAQDHGVNLNNLLKDIYNEARRDTCPHCEAEQEEITIDKPVSINQGDYKLTASEVRERLERISDEDAFVLGVNPEVARPEWLVLTVLPVPPVTVRPSITLDTGERSEDDLTHKLVDILRINQRLIENMEAGAPQLIVEDLWELLQYHVTTYFDNEASGVPPARHRSGRPLKTLAQRLKGKEGRFRSNLSGKRVNFSARTVISPDPNISINEVGVPEMIAKEVTVPAYVNDWNIDEMRTYIENGPNVHPGANYVIRLDGRKIRVLDETKDLILEQLEPGFIIERHLKDGDMVLFNRQPSLHRMSMMAHEVRVLPYKTFRLNLCVCPPYNADFDGDEMNMHVFQTDESRAEAKSLMRVQEHILSPRFGGPIIGAIHDHISGAYILTRTGTEFDEETAFQIIRKSHLPLPKRKHENWTGKELFSLLLPDDLNLNYRAEICEKCDECKGEACENDAYVVIKDGQLLSGAIDEKAYGSFSGKILDKIVKEYGADRAREFLDRSTDLAICGIMQNGITTSTNDEEIPDEAQERINEHLNKAEAKVDDLIRSYEDGFLEALPGRSLEETLEMRIMQVLGEARDGSGAIAEDYLKMDEYIDGKRARLPNYSVIMARTGARASMLNLTQITACVGQQAVRGGRIHRGYIDRTLPHFKKKELGAKAKGFVHSSYKHGLDPIEFFFHAMGGREGLVDTAIRTAQSGYMQRRLVNALQDLQVKSSGLVTDNQGMVIQTMFGEDGVDPAKSDYGKAADLDKIIDEMRIENPAK, encoded by the coding sequence TTGGATAACAATTTTATTAAGAGAATTGAGCAAATTAATTTCGGTCTCATGTCTCCTGAAGATATTCGTAACATGTCTGTAGTTAGAATTGAAACCCCGGATACTTACGATGAAGACGGATATCCTATTGAAGGAGGATTAATGGATCCTCATTTAGGTGTTATTGACCCTTCATTAAAATGTAGATCTTGTGGTTACAGAGGTGGAGAATGTCAAGGACACTTCGGTAGTATTGAACTTGCAAGACCAGTTATTCATGTTGGTTTCGGAGACATTATCCACAAAATTTTACGTTCAACTTGTAACGAGTGTGGTAGGGTTCTTTTAACTGATTCAGAAATTGCAGAATACACAGAAAAGATAAAAAATGCTCAAGACCATGGAGTTAACTTGAACAATCTTTTAAAGGATATTTATAATGAGGCTCGTCGTGACACATGTCCTCACTGTGAAGCAGAACAGGAAGAAATCACTATTGATAAGCCAGTTTCAATCAATCAAGGTGACTATAAGTTAACCGCTTCTGAAGTTCGTGAAAGACTTGAAAGAATCAGTGATGAAGATGCATTTGTTTTAGGTGTTAATCCTGAAGTAGCTAGACCAGAATGGTTAGTTTTAACAGTTTTACCAGTTCCTCCAGTTACTGTTAGACCATCCATTACTTTGGATACTGGTGAACGTTCTGAAGATGATTTGACACACAAACTTGTGGATATCTTGAGAATTAACCAAAGATTAATTGAAAATATGGAAGCAGGTGCTCCTCAACTTATTGTAGAGGACTTATGGGAATTATTGCAATATCACGTAACCACTTACTTCGATAACGAAGCTTCAGGTGTGCCTCCAGCAAGACATAGGTCAGGAAGACCATTAAAAACTTTGGCACAAAGGCTTAAAGGAAAAGAAGGAAGGTTCAGAAGCAACCTTTCAGGTAAACGTGTAAACTTCTCTGCACGTACCGTAATTTCTCCAGATCCAAACATAAGTATCAATGAGGTAGGTGTTCCTGAAATGATTGCAAAAGAGGTAACCGTACCTGCTTATGTTAATGATTGGAACATTGACGAAATGAGAACATACATTGAAAACGGTCCTAATGTCCACCCTGGAGCTAATTATGTAATAAGATTGGATGGAAGAAAAATCAGAGTTCTTGATGAAACAAAAGATTTGATTTTAGAGCAGTTAGAGCCTGGATTTATCATTGAAAGACATTTGAAAGACGGAGACATGGTTTTATTCAACCGTCAGCCTTCACTTCACAGAATGAGTATGATGGCTCATGAAGTAAGAGTATTGCCTTACAAAACTTTCAGGTTAAACCTTTGTGTATGTCCTCCATACAATGCGGATTTCGATGGGGACGAAATGAACATGCACGTTTTCCAAACCGATGAATCTAGAGCAGAAGCTAAAAGTTTGATGCGTGTACAAGAACACATTCTCTCTCCAAGGTTTGGTGGACCAATTATTGGAGCTATTCACGATCACATTTCTGGTGCATACATTTTAACCAGAACTGGAACTGAATTCGATGAAGAAACAGCTTTCCAGATTATTAGAAAATCACATTTACCATTACCAAAACGTAAACATGAAAATTGGACTGGTAAAGAATTGTTCAGCCTTTTATTGCCTGATGATTTAAATCTCAACTATAGGGCTGAAATATGTGAAAAATGTGATGAATGTAAAGGAGAAGCTTGTGAAAATGATGCATATGTAGTAATCAAAGACGGCCAGCTTTTAAGCGGTGCTATTGACGAGAAAGCATATGGTTCATTCTCAGGTAAAATCCTTGATAAAATCGTTAAAGAATACGGTGCAGATAGAGCTCGTGAATTCTTGGATCGTTCTACTGACTTAGCTATTTGTGGAATCATGCAAAACGGTATTACCACAAGTACTAATGATGAAGAAATTCCTGATGAAGCACAGGAAAGAATTAACGAACACTTGAATAAGGCAGAAGCTAAAGTAGATGACCTTATTAGAAGTTATGAAGATGGATTCCTTGAAGCATTGCCAGGTAGGAGCCTTGAAGAAACTCTTGAGATGAGAATCATGCAAGTACTTGGGGAAGCAAGGGACGGTTCTGGTGCTATTGCAGAAGATTATCTTAAAATGGATGAATATATCGATGGTAAAAGAGCACGTCTTCCAAACTACTCAGTAATCATGGCACGTACTGGTGCAAGGGCATCTATGTTGAACCTTACTCAGATTACAGCTTGTGTAGGTCAACAGGCAGTTCGTGGTGGCCGTATTCATAGGGGTTACATTGACAGAACCTTACCTCATTTCAAGAAAAAAGAACTTGGGGCAAAGGCAAAAGGATTTGTACACTCCAGTTATAAACATGGTTTAGACCCAATTGAATTCTTCTTCCACGCTATGGGAGGAAGAGAAGGATTGGTAGATACAGCGATTCGTACTGCACAATCAGGTTACATGCAAAGAAGACTTGTAAATGCACTTCAGGATTTACAAGTAAAATCCTCAGGTCTTGTAACTGACAATCAAGGAATGGTTATTCAAACCATGTTCGGAGAAGATGGGGTAGACCCAGCAAAAAGTGACTACGGAAAAGCAGCAGATCTTGATAAGATCATAGACGAAATGAGAATTGAAAATCCAGCTAAATAG
- the rpoA2 gene encoding DNA-directed RNA polymerase subunit A'' yields the protein MQETIEKVEVALENAGVEFPESYVEDLAAAYIRRDLNDDELDELISRVKVAYDRAHVEAGEAVGTVAAQSVGEPGTQMTMRTFHYAGVVELNVTLGLPRLIEIVDARKKISTPTMDIYFDEEKRYDEDFVKTLANKIGKSTINDVLSDFNLNYAEMKIEATLDPAKIEDKRLDYKDVIDKIEKTFKNKVTINDNEIVVEPPKQTIRELRLLADKVRDLQISGIKGIGRVIIRKDDEWVIHTEGSNLGDILKEDGIDKHRTTTNDIHEIETVLGIEAARQAIIDETQNTLENQGLSVDVRHIMLVADMMTSEGVVKSIGRHGISGEKSSVLARAAFEETGKHLLRASIRGEVDNLTGIIENIIIGQPIPLGTGSVGVKMADKKE from the coding sequence ATGCAAGAAACCATAGAAAAAGTAGAAGTAGCATTAGAAAATGCAGGTGTTGAGTTTCCAGAAAGTTATGTTGAAGATTTAGCAGCTGCTTACATTCGTAGAGATTTGAACGATGATGAATTAGATGAATTAATCAGTAGGGTTAAAGTTGCCTATGACCGAGCTCACGTTGAAGCTGGCGAGGCTGTTGGAACAGTAGCTGCACAATCAGTAGGGGAACCTGGTACTCAGATGACCATGCGTACTTTTCACTACGCAGGGGTAGTAGAGTTAAACGTAACATTAGGTCTTCCAAGACTCATTGAAATTGTAGATGCAAGAAAGAAGATTTCAACTCCAACTATGGACATTTACTTTGATGAAGAAAAAAGATATGACGAGGACTTTGTTAAAACTTTAGCTAACAAAATTGGTAAAAGCACTATAAACGATGTCTTATCCGATTTTAATTTAAACTATGCTGAAATGAAAATTGAAGCAACTTTAGATCCAGCTAAAATTGAGGACAAAAGATTAGATTATAAGGACGTAATCGATAAAATCGAAAAAACCTTCAAAAATAAAGTCACAATCAATGATAATGAGATAGTTGTTGAACCACCTAAACAAACAATTAGGGAACTTCGTCTTTTAGCAGATAAAGTTCGTGATTTGCAAATCAGTGGTATTAAGGGAATTGGAAGAGTTATTATACGTAAAGACGATGAATGGGTTATCCACACTGAAGGTTCTAACTTGGGAGATATTCTCAAAGAAGATGGAATCGACAAGCATAGAACAACCACTAACGATATTCATGAAATCGAAACTGTTTTGGGTATCGAAGCGGCTAGACAAGCTATTATTGACGAAACTCAAAACACTCTTGAAAACCAAGGTCTTAGTGTAGATGTTAGACACATCATGCTTGTGGCTGATATGATGACTTCTGAAGGAGTCGTTAAATCTATTGGAAGACATGGTATCAGTGGTGAAAAATCAAGTGTTTTAGCTCGTGCAGCTTTTGAAGAAACTGGTAAACATTTACTTCGCGCAAGTATTCGTGGTGAAGTAGATAATTTAACTGGTATCATCGAAAATATTATTATTGGACAACCAATACCTCTTGGTACCGGTTCAGTCGGTGTCAAAATGGCAGATAAAAAAGAATAG
- a CDS encoding 50S ribosomal protein L30e: MMDVDRGIRVAVDTGDVTLGSEKSIQSLKLGKGKLVVVAANAPKDILEDVEYYANLSDIPAHTYDGTSVDLGSVCGKPFTVATLIINDPGDSTILDDLR, encoded by the coding sequence ATGATGGACGTAGATAGAGGTATCAGAGTAGCTGTAGACACAGGAGATGTGACTTTAGGCTCTGAAAAATCAATTCAATCTTTAAAATTAGGAAAAGGTAAACTCGTTGTAGTTGCTGCAAATGCTCCTAAAGATATTCTTGAAGATGTTGAATATTATGCTAATCTTTCAGACATCCCAGCTCACACTTATGATGGAACAAGTGTGGATTTAGGTTCTGTTTGTGGTAAACCTTTTACCGTAGCTACATTAATTATTAACGATCCAGGAGATTCTACTATATTAGACGATTTGAGGTAG
- a CDS encoding NusA-like transcription termination signal-binding factor, with protein MSIKFSANDIRLIALFENMTGAMVKDCIIDDENSKVTFVVKNGNMGLAIGKGGNTVSKVKRALGRGVEIVELSDDSDQFIRNLLSPAELQSVKITKNKKGEKIAIVTADNTNKRIAIGKNGINIQRAKLLADRQHEISNIILK; from the coding sequence ATGTCTATCAAATTTAGTGCAAATGATATTAGATTAATTGCTCTGTTTGAAAACATGACAGGAGCAATGGTTAAGGATTGCATTATCGATGATGAAAATAGTAAAGTCACTTTCGTAGTTAAAAACGGTAATATGGGTTTAGCTATTGGTAAAGGTGGAAATACTGTTTCAAAAGTTAAAAGAGCACTTGGTAGAGGAGTCGAAATTGTTGAATTATCCGACGATTCTGATCAATTTATTAGAAATCTTTTATCCCCTGCAGAATTACAATCTGTAAAAATTACTAAAAATAAAAAAGGGGAAAAAATAGCTATTGTTACAGCAGACAATACCAATAAACGTATTGCCATCGGTAAAAACGGAATTAATATTCAAAGAGCTAAGTTATTAGCTGATAGACAACATGAAATAAGTAACATTATTTTAAAATAA
- a CDS encoding 30S ribosomal protein S12: MPGLFAAKKLKKNRQNFKWKDVDYKRRALRLDVKADPLEGAPQARGIVIEKVGIEAKQPNSAIRKCVRVQLIKNGKQLTAFAPGDGAIGFIDEHDEVMIEGIGGPSGRSMGDIPGVRWKVSKVNNVALSEMVSGKIEKPVR, from the coding sequence ATGCCAGGACTTTTTGCTGCAAAAAAACTTAAAAAAAATAGACAAAATTTTAAGTGGAAAGACGTGGATTACAAAAGGAGAGCTTTAAGATTGGATGTTAAAGCAGACCCTCTCGAAGGAGCTCCTCAAGCAAGAGGAATTGTAATCGAAAAAGTAGGAATTGAAGCTAAACAGCCTAACTCCGCAATCCGTAAATGTGTACGTGTACAATTAATCAAAAACGGTAAACAATTAACTGCTTTCGCACCAGGTGATGGAGCTATTGGTTTTATCGATGAGCACGACGAAGTAATGATTGAAGGAATTGGTGGACCATCTGGAAGGTCCATGGGTGATATTCCTGGAGTTCGTTGGAAAGTATCTAAAGTTAACAACGTAGCTTTATCAGAAATGGTAAGTGGTAAAATAGAAAAACCTGTAAGATAA
- a CDS encoding 30S ribosomal protein S7, with protein MSKLFDKWELDEIQIDDQGLVKYICLDETLVPHTSGRHVKRQFAKSKVSIVERLMNKVMRTHLNSGKKNKAYNIVRDALEIINKRTKKNPVQVLVTAVENTSPREETTRIKYGGIGYQVAVDISPQRRVDLSLGFLTRGTLQSAFKNKKSVAECLADELILASEEDSRSFAVQKKEEKERVAKAAH; from the coding sequence ATGAGTAAATTATTTGATAAATGGGAACTTGATGAAATTCAAATCGACGATCAAGGTTTAGTAAAATACATTTGTTTAGATGAAACTCTCGTACCTCATACTTCAGGTAGACACGTAAAAAGACAATTCGCAAAATCTAAAGTTTCTATCGTTGAAAGATTGATGAATAAAGTTATGAGAACTCATCTTAACTCAGGTAAGAAAAACAAAGCTTACAACATTGTAAGAGATGCATTAGAAATTATCAACAAAAGAACTAAAAAGAACCCTGTTCAAGTTTTAGTTACTGCAGTTGAAAATACCTCTCCTCGTGAAGAAACTACTCGTATCAAATACGGTGGTATTGGATACCAAGTAGCTGTGGACATTTCCCCACAAAGAAGAGTAGATCTTTCTTTAGGATTTTTAACCAGAGGAACTTTACAATCAGCTTTCAAAAACAAAAAATCTGTTGCTGAATGTTTAGCTGATGAATTAATACTTGCTTCTGAAGAAGATTCTAGAAGTTTTGCTGTACAGAAAAAAGAAGAGAAAGAAAGAGTAGCTAAAGCAGCACACTAA
- a CDS encoding elongation factor EF-2, giving the protein MSRRDKMIAKIKELMYQPDLIRNIGICAHIDHGKTTLTDNLLAGAGMISEELAGDQRFMDFDEQEQARGITIDAANVSMIHKYKDDEYLINLIDTPGHVDFGGDVTRAMRAVDGAVVVVCAVEGIMPQTETVFRQALKENVKPVLFINKVDRLINELKLEPEELQKRFINIYMEANKLIKNMAPEDKKEEWSLDIADGSVAFGSAYHNWAINVPMMQQTGVNFKDIIDFCNDDRQKELAQKVPLSDVLLGMVVEHLPSPKVAQVYRVPNIWEGDIDSPAGQCMINTEADGPLAVMVTNVSIDKHAGEVATGRVYGGTLKQGTEIYMVGAHKKSRVQQVGVYFGPERVSTDSVTAGNIVYVTGAKGATAGETICSPEDKIQEFEGLEHISEPVVTVAVEAKNTKDLPKLIDVLRQVGKEDPTVKVEINEETGEHLISGMGELHLEVIAYRINDKGVDIQTSEPIVVYRETVAGESPQVEGKSPNKHNRFYITVEPLEDSLFQALQEGDLKEGRVKGKEAAADFMEYGLDKEEARRVWDIHNRSMFINMTRGIQYLDEVKELLLEGFESALEDGPLANEIAMGLKFKLHDAKLHEDAVHRGPAQVLPAIRKAIYAAIMSAQPALLEPMQKVFISTPQDYMGACTREIQNRRGQIVDMRQDTGDMATIESKVPVAEMFGFAGDIRSAAEGRCLWSTEMSGFERLPNEMQNNIVKEIRQRKGLSPEPYGPDHYLG; this is encoded by the coding sequence TTGAGTAGAAGAGACAAAATGATTGCAAAAATCAAGGAATTAATGTATCAACCTGATTTGATCAGAAACATTGGTATCTGTGCACACATTGATCACGGTAAAACTACTTTGACTGATAACCTTTTAGCTGGTGCAGGTATGATTTCTGAAGAGCTTGCAGGTGATCAAAGATTCATGGATTTCGATGAACAAGAGCAAGCACGTGGTATTACTATTGATGCAGCTAACGTATCCATGATTCACAAATACAAAGATGATGAATACTTAATCAACTTAATCGATACTCCTGGTCACGTTGACTTTGGTGGGGACGTAACCCGTGCAATGAGAGCAGTAGACGGTGCAGTAGTTGTTGTATGTGCTGTAGAAGGTATTATGCCTCAAACCGAAACTGTATTCAGACAAGCATTAAAAGAAAACGTAAAACCTGTTTTATTCATTAACAAAGTAGACAGATTAATTAATGAATTGAAATTAGAACCAGAAGAGTTACAAAAAAGATTCATTAACATTTACATGGAAGCTAACAAGTTAATCAAAAACATGGCTCCTGAAGATAAAAAAGAAGAATGGAGCTTAGATATTGCTGATGGTAGTGTAGCTTTCGGTTCAGCATACCACAATTGGGCTATTAACGTTCCAATGATGCAACAAACTGGTGTTAACTTCAAAGACATCATTGATTTCTGTAATGATGACAGACAAAAAGAATTAGCACAAAAAGTACCTTTATCCGATGTATTGCTTGGTATGGTAGTAGAACACTTGCCTTCACCTAAAGTAGCACAAGTCTACAGGGTACCTAACATCTGGGAAGGAGACATCGATTCTCCTGCTGGTCAATGCATGATCAACACAGAAGCTGACGGTCCTTTAGCTGTAATGGTTACCAACGTATCCATTGATAAACACGCTGGTGAAGTAGCTACCGGTAGGGTATATGGTGGTACCCTCAAACAAGGTACTGAAATCTACATGGTCGGTGCTCACAAAAAATCCAGAGTACAACAAGTAGGTGTATACTTCGGTCCTGAAAGAGTATCTACCGACTCCGTTACTGCAGGTAACATTGTTTACGTTACTGGTGCAAAAGGTGCAACCGCTGGGGAAACTATCTGTTCACCTGAAGACAAAATCCAAGAGTTCGAAGGTTTAGAACACATATCCGAACCTGTAGTTACTGTAGCTGTAGAAGCTAAAAACACCAAAGATTTACCAAAATTAATCGACGTTTTAAGACAAGTAGGTAAAGAAGACCCTACCGTTAAAGTGGAAATTAACGAGGAAACCGGTGAACACTTAATCTCCGGTATGGGAGAGCTTCACTTAGAAGTTATTGCTTACAGAATCAATGATAAAGGTGTAGACATCCAAACTTCCGAACCTATCGTTGTATACAGGGAAACCGTTGCAGGTGAATCTCCACAAGTTGAAGGTAAATCACCAAACAAACACAACAGATTCTACATTACTGTTGAACCTTTAGAAGACTCCTTATTCCAAGCATTACAAGAAGGAGACTTAAAAGAAGGTAGAGTTAAAGGTAAAGAAGCAGCAGCTGACTTTATGGAATACGGTTTAGATAAAGAAGAAGCAAGAAGAGTTTGGGATATTCACAACAGAAGTATGTTTATTAACATGACTCGTGGTATCCAATACTTAGATGAAGTTAAAGAACTCTTACTTGAAGGATTTGAATCTGCACTTGAAGACGGTCCATTAGCAAACGAAATCGCTATGGGATTAAAATTCAAGCTCCACGATGCAAAACTTCACGAAGACGCAGTTCACAGAGGACCTGCTCAAGTATTACCAGCTATCAGAAAAGCTATCTACGCAGCTATCATGTCTGCTCAACCTGCATTACTTGAACCTATGCAAAAAGTATTCATCAGCACTCCACAAGACTACATGGGTGCATGTACTAGAGAAATCCAAAACAGAAGAGGTCAAATTGTAGATATGAGACAAGACACTGGTGATATGGCAACTATCGAATCCAAAGTTCCTGTAGCTGAAATGTTTGGTTTCGCTGGTGACATCAGATCCGCAGCAGAAGGTAGATGTTTATGGTCTACTGAAATGTCTGGATTTGAAAGATTACCTAACGAAATGCAAAACAACATCGTTAAAGAAATCAGACAAAGAAAAGGCTTATCCCCAGAACCATATGGTCCTGACCACTACTTAGGATAG
- the tuf gene encoding translation elongation factor EF-1 subunit alpha encodes MAKEKEHINLAFIGHVDHGKSTLVGHLLLKAGAIAEQQLDDGENKFRFVMDKLGEERERGVTIDLAHQKFSTKKYDYTVVDCPGHRDFVKNMITGASQADAGVLVVAADDGVMPQTKEHVFLSKTLGINQLIIAINKIDLVDYDEEKFNELKEQVSALIKSVGFNPAQVPFIPVSAFEGDNIKEASPNTKWYKGPTLMEALDELNPPEKPLDLPLRIPIQDVYSITGVGTVPVGRVETGVMKKGENVIFEPAGASGEVKSIEMHHEVFESAEPGDNIGFNVRGVGKNDIRRGDVAGHTDNAPTVAKEFDAQIVVLQHPGVITVGYTPVFHCHTSQVACTFLELSKKLNPSTGQVDEENPDFLKTGNAAIVKVKPTKPMVIENAKEIPQMGRFAIRDMGQTVAAGLCIAITPAK; translated from the coding sequence ATGGCAAAAGAAAAAGAACATATTAATTTAGCATTTATTGGACACGTTGACCACGGAAAATCCACTTTAGTTGGACACTTATTATTAAAAGCAGGCGCAATCGCTGAACAACAATTAGATGACGGGGAAAACAAATTCCGTTTCGTTATGGATAAATTAGGAGAAGAAAGAGAAAGAGGAGTAACCATCGATTTAGCTCACCAAAAATTCTCCACCAAAAAATACGACTACACTGTTGTAGACTGTCCTGGACACAGAGACTTCGTTAAAAACATGATCACTGGAGCTTCCCAAGCTGATGCAGGTGTATTAGTAGTAGCTGCAGACGACGGTGTAATGCCACAAACCAAAGAACACGTATTCTTATCCAAAACTTTAGGTATTAACCAATTAATCATCGCTATTAACAAAATCGATTTAGTAGACTACGATGAAGAAAAATTCAACGAATTAAAAGAACAAGTATCTGCTTTAATCAAATCTGTAGGTTTCAACCCTGCTCAAGTACCTTTCATCCCTGTATCTGCATTTGAAGGGGACAACATTAAAGAAGCAAGTCCTAACACCAAATGGTACAAAGGACCAACTTTAATGGAAGCATTAGATGAATTAAACCCACCTGAAAAACCTTTAGACTTACCTTTAAGAATCCCTATCCAAGATGTATACTCCATCACTGGTGTAGGTACCGTGCCTGTAGGAAGAGTAGAAACTGGTGTAATGAAAAAAGGAGAAAACGTAATTTTCGAACCAGCTGGAGCTTCCGGAGAAGTAAAATCTATCGAAATGCACCACGAAGTATTCGAAAGTGCTGAACCTGGTGACAACATCGGTTTCAACGTAAGAGGTGTAGGTAAAAACGATATCAGAAGAGGAGACGTAGCAGGTCACACTGACAACGCACCTACCGTAGCTAAAGAATTTGATGCACAAATTGTTGTATTACAACACCCTGGTGTTATCACCGTAGGTTACACTCCTGTATTCCACTGTCACACTTCACAAGTAGCATGTACTTTCTTAGAATTATCCAAAAAATTAAACCCATCTACTGGTCAAGTTGACGAAGAAAACCCTGACTTCTTAAAAACTGGTAACGCTGCAATCGTAAAAGTAAAACCAACTAAACCTATGGTTATCGAAAACGCAAAAGAAATCCCACAAATGGGTAGATTTGCTATCAGAGATATGGGTCAAACTGTTGCTGCTGGTTTATGTATTGCAATTACCCCAGCTAAATAA
- the rpsJ gene encoding 30S ribosomal protein S10: MNQARIKLTGTDPEKLAVVCDQLKKIAERTGVDLSGPIPLPTKKLVVPTRKSPDGEGKASWEKWELRIHKRLVGIGADERAMRQVMKVNVPDNVSIEIELKS; this comes from the coding sequence ATGAATCAAGCAAGAATTAAACTTACAGGAACCGATCCAGAAAAATTAGCAGTCGTTTGCGATCAACTCAAAAAAATTGCAGAAAGAACTGGTGTTGATTTATCTGGTCCTATCCCATTACCAACTAAAAAATTAGTTGTTCCTACAAGAAAATCTCCAGATGGAGAAGGAAAAGCTTCTTGGGAAAAATGGGAATTAAGAATTCATAAACGTTTAGTTGGTATTGGAGCTGACGAACGTGCTATGAGACAAGTTATGAAAGTCAACGTTCCTGATAATGTAAGTATTGAAATTGAACTTAAAAGTTAG
- the cobK gene encoding precorrin-6A reductase — protein MKKINVFLMGGTKESIEVIRYLKDNFNTYILTTTTTEYGERLAIEGGSDSTIAKPLPKNDLIEILNGETDFDLFIDATHPFASHVTKTAIEVSKICKLPYIRFERYTSNLNDFDKSQLYAVKSFEDAGKLIEKKFNEVNVLHFAGANTMESIVKYISPEKFYPRILEVESSFEKCEKLAIPKDNIIPMKGTSTVDENLELIDQLNAGVIITKESGDIGGVDAKLKAANERKLPVIMIERPEIETLDKKTVVNNLEQLDEKIKTILF, from the coding sequence ATGAAAAAGATAAATGTCTTTTTAATGGGTGGAACAAAAGAATCTATTGAAGTTATCAGATACCTTAAAGACAACTTCAACACCTATATTTTGACTACTACAACAACAGAATATGGAGAAAGGCTAGCTATTGAAGGTGGAAGCGATTCCACAATAGCCAAACCCCTTCCAAAAAACGATTTAATAGAGATATTAAATGGTGAAACTGATTTTGACTTATTTATCGATGCAACACATCCCTTTGCATCACATGTGACAAAAACAGCCATTGAAGTTTCAAAAATATGCAAACTTCCATACATAAGGTTTGAAAGATATACATCAAACTTAAATGATTTTGATAAATCACAGTTATATGCCGTTAAATCATTTGAAGATGCAGGCAAATTAATTGAAAAAAAATTCAATGAAGTAAATGTACTACATTTTGCAGGAGCTAACACGATGGAAAGCATCGTGAAATACATTTCCCCAGAAAAATTCTATCCGAGAATATTGGAAGTAGAAAGCTCATTTGAAAAATGTGAAAAATTGGCCATCCCCAAAGACAACATAATACCTATGAAAGGAACCTCAACAGTTGACGAAAATCTTGAACTAATCGATCAGCTAAACGCAGGAGTAATCATAACAAAGGAAAGTGGTGACATAGGTGGGGTCGATGCAAAACTAAAAGCAGCAAATGAAAGAAAGTTGCCCGTGATAATGATAGAACGACCTGAAATAGAAACACTAGACAAAAAAACAGTAGTGAACAATCTAGAACAACTAGATGAAAAAATAAAAACAATCTTATTTTAA